The window AGAGGAAAAGCCAGCAACGCGTTCTCCCCTCCATCCAGGGCCTCGAGGAGGGGACCGGACCGGAGGTTGACCGCGGGCTCCGTCAGCTCCTCCAGGGCCTGCATCGCGGCGGGCGGCAGCCCCGCGCCCTCCTCCAGGGGACGGGGCAGGACTCCGCACGTGGCGAAGACCTTCCCTTCCGCGTCCAGGAGCACCCCCGCGCTTCGGGTGGCCTCGCCCAGGATGGTCAGAACTTCCCGGGCACTTGCCCGTCCCACTTCCCTGCCGATCGCCTGGGCGATCCGCCTCGCGCTCTCCAGGAGTACGTCCTTCAAGCCTCCTCCATGGGCGCTCCCCTCGGGGCCGCGTCTGTAATTTTACCATAAATTAGGAAGTTACAGGATGTAGCGGCTCAAGTCCCGATCCTGCAGCACGTCCGCGAGCCGGGCCCGGACATACGCGGCGTCAACGACCACCTTCCGCGGGCCTTCGGGACCGGCGAAGGAGATCTCCTCCGTGACCTTCTCCAGCACGGTGTGCAGCCGCCGGGCACCGATGTCTTCCGTGTGCTCGTTGATCCACGCGGCGATGTGGGCCATCTCCCGCACCGCGTCCGGGGTAAAGGTGACCTCCACCCCCTCCGTCCGCATGAGGGCCACGTACTGCTTGAGGAGGGCGTTCTGGGGCTCCGTGAGGATGCGGACGAAGTCCTCCTCCGTGAGGCGTTCCAGCTCCACCCGGATGGGCAGCCGACCCTGGAGCTCCGGGATGAGGTCCGAAGGCTTGCTCCCGTGAAAGGCCCCCGCGCAGATGAACAGGATGTGGTCCGTGCGTACAGGTCCGTACTTGGTGGAGACCGTGCAGCCCTCGATGATGGGCAGTAGATCCCGCTGCACGCCCTCCCGGGAGACGTCGGGCCCTACGGTGGATCCGGAGCTCGCGATCTTATCGATCTCGTCGATGAACACGATTCCCAGCTCCTCCGCCCGCCGCACCCCCTCCCGCTGCACCTCTTCCTGGTCCACGAGCTTGGCGGCCTCCTCCTGGGCGAAGATCCGCAGGCCCTCCGCCACGGTGACCCGACGACGCTTGCGCCGTTTGGGAAGCAGGCCTCCCAGCAGGTCCTGCACGTTGATGCCCATCTCCTCCACGCCCTGGGCACCGATGATCTCCACCACGGGGATCCCCCCCTCCTCCACCTCGATCTCCACCACCTCCCGGTCCAGCTCTCCCCGCACCAGGCGCGGCCGCAGCGCCTCCCGGCGGGCCCTTGCGGCCTCCACCTCCCGATCATAGGACTCGCCCGGACCCGCCGGACCCCGCCCGCCGAAGAGGATCTCGAAGGGGTTCTGGGCTCCCGGGCGAACGGGGTCCGGAGCCAGCACGTGCAACATCCGTTCCTGCGCCAGGCGCCAAGCCTCCTCCTGCACCGCGCTCAACCGCTCCGTGCGTACCATCTGGACGGAGACCTCTACCAGGTCCCGGATGATGGCGTCCACGTCGCGACCCACGTAGCCCACCTCGGTGAACTTCGTGGCCTCCACCTTCACAAAGGGGGCCCGCACGAGGTGGGCCAGTCGCCGGGCGATCTCGGTCTTCCCCACCCCCGTGGGCCCGATCATGAGGATGTTCTTGGGGATCACCTCACGGCGCAAGGGGTCCGGGAGGAGGGCCCGGCGGTACCGGTTCCGGAGGGCGATGGCCACGGCCCGCTTGGCCGCCCGCTGCCCCACGATGTACTTGTCCAGCTCCTCCACGATCCGCCGGGGCGTGAGCTCCCGCATGGACTCCAGGAGGACATCTTCCGGCCTCACGGTAGGGTCTCCACGGTGATCTCCGCGTTCGTGAAGATACAGATCTCCGCGGTGATCCGCATGGCCTCCCGGGCGATCTCCGCCGCGGAGAGGTCCGTGTGACGCGCCAAGGCCCGGGCCGCGGCGAGGGCATAGGGACCTCCGGAGCCCACCGCGGCGATCCCGTCATCCGGTTCCACCACGTTGCCGTCTCCGGAGAGGACGAAGAGGTGCTCCCGGTCGCACACCACCAGCAGGGCTTCCAGGCGCCGCAGGACCCGATCCGTGCGCCACTCCTTCGCAAGCTCCACCGCGGCCCTCGGGAGGTTCCCGCGGTATTCCTGGAGCTTCGCCTCGAACTTCTCGAACAGGGTGAGCCCGTCCGCCGCGCTCCCCGCGAACCCTGCCAGCACTCGGTCCCCCACCCGCCGCACCTTCACCGCCCGGTGTTTGAGCACAGTCTCCCCCAGGGTGACCTGCCCGTCACCCGCCACTGCAGCCTCTCCCCGTCGGCAGATGCCGAGGATGGTGGTGCCCCAGAACCTCATGCCCTGGGATGCGATCGGTCGTACACCTCCTTCAGCCGGGCTCGGGAGAGGTGGGTGTAGATCTGAGTGGTGGCCAGGTTCGCGTGGCCCAGCAGCTCCTGGACGACTCGGAGGTCGGCCCCGCCCTCCAACAGATGGGTGGCGAAGGTATGGCGGAAGGTGTGGGGACTGGCCCGCCATCCCCACCGCCGCGCTACCCAGCACTGCACCAGCCACTGCAGCCCCCGCACGGAGAGGGGTCGACCCCGGACGCTGACGAAGAGGGCCTCCTCCTGTCCCCGCACGAGCCGCGGCCGGCCCTGCCGGAGGTAGGCGTCCAGGCTCGCCCGCGCGGCCTCCGTGAGGAGCACCACCCGTTCCCTCCCGCCCTTGCCCACCACCCGCAGCTCCCGCCCTCCCTGCTGGACATCCTGCACCCGCAGGCCCACCACCTCGGAAGCGCGCAGCCCGCTCCCGTAGAGGAGCTCCAACAGGGCCCGATCCCGAAGGCCCACAGGACCCGGCCGCACGGGCGAGGCGAGCAAGTTCCGCATCTGCTCGAGGGTGAGGCAATGCGGGAGCCGGCGGGCCGTCTTGGGGGTCCGGACGGTGCGGGCGGGATTGGCGGGAAGGCGCCCTGCCCGGACGAGGAACCTACACAGTCCCCGCAGGGCGCTGAGTTCGCGGGCCACGGTGGCGCGGGACACCCGTTGGCTTCTGCGCGCGAGGTACCGGCGCAGCAGGGTCGGCGAGAGCTCCTCCCACCGGGAGAGGCCCTCCTCCTGGAGGAATCGCGCCACCTCCGAAAGGTCCCGGGCATAGGCCCGCTGGGTATGGGGAGAGACCCCCTGCTCCGCCACGAGCGCCTCCAGGAAGCGGGCGATGTCCACCGCTAGGGGTGAGCCATCGCGGCTTCCTGGACGCGGGACGGGACCACGGTGGTGGCGCACTCGGGATTCAGGCATCGCAGTTCCACCTCCCCCCGCCGGGTCCGCTTCTCCGCCATGGGGTAGCCGCACGCGGGGCACCGCACGTCCTGCGGCCGGTCCCAGGAGGTGAAGGTGCAGGCAGGGTAGTTCACACATCCGTAGAATAGCCGACCCCGGCGGCTGCGGCGCTCCACGATCTCTCCCCCGCACCGGGGGCATCGGACGCCGATCCCCACCGGCCGGGTGTAGGTGCACGCGGGGTAGCGGGTGCACGCGATGAACTCCCCGAAGCGGCCCTGCTTACGCACGAGGGGAGAGCTGCATTGCGGACAGCTCTCGCCCGTGGGCTCGGGGCGCAGCTCCACCTCCTCGATGAGCTGCTCCGCGCGCCGGAGGTCCTGCTCGAAGGGCTCGTAGAAGGCTCGGACCACCCCCACCCAGTCCGCCTTGCCCTCCTCGATGCGGTCCAGGCTGCTCTCCAGACGGGCCGTGAACTCCACGTCCACCACGTTGGGAAAGTGGGTGGTGAGCAACTGGTTCACGAGCCGACCCAGGGGCGTGGGCACCAGCCGCTTCTGCTCCGTGCGCACGTATCCTCGTCTCTTGAGGATCTCCAGGGTCGGTGCATAGGTGGAGGGCCGACCGATGCCCTTCTCCTCCAGGGCCTTCACCAGGGTGGCCTCCGTGTAGCGCGGGGGCGGGGTGGTGAAGTGCTGCTGAGGACGGAGGTCCAACAGCTCCAGTTCCTCCCCCACCGCGAGAGCAGGCAGCCAGGTTCCCTCCTCCTGGTCCTCCCGGTACACCGCGAGGAACCCGGGGAACTTCAGCCGCTGCCCCGTGGCCCGGAAGAGGTAGGGACCGGCCGCGATGTCCACGGAGAGGGTGTCGAAGAGGGCGGAGCTCATCTGACTCGCCACGAACCGGTCCCAGATCAGCTTGTAGAGCTTGAACTGATCGGGCCGCAGGTACGGCCGTACCCGATCCGGTGTGCGGGCGACGGAGGTCGGCCGGATGGCCTCGTGCGCGTCCTGCGCGGACCGCTTGGCCGCGTAGCGGCGGGGGACCGGAGGGACGTAGTCGGGCCCGTACCGCTCCTGGACGTACGCCCGTGCCTCCGCCACCGCGCTCTCGGCCACCCGCACGGAATCCGTGCGCATGTAGGTGATGAGGCCCACGGTCCCCTCCTCCCCCAGGTCCAGCCCCTCGTAGAGCTGCTGCGCGATGGCCATGGTGCGGGCGACGGTGTACCCCAGCCGGCGGTAGGCCTCCTGCTGGAGGGTGCTGGTGGTGAACGGGGGGGCAGGGTGGCGCTGTTGGTCACGCCGACGTACCTCCACCACCCGGTACGTGGCTCCCTCCAGATCCGCAAGCACGGCCCGCACGGCCTCCTCGTTGGCGAGCTCCACCCGTTCCTCCCCCCGGCTGTGGAGCCGGGCCTCGAAGGAATCCCCGTCCTGTGGTTTGCGGAGGAGGGCGGAGAGGCTCCAGTACTCCTGAGGCACGAAGGCCTCGATCTCTGCCTCCCGCTCGCACACCAACCGCAGGGCCACGGACTGCACCCGCCCCGCGCTGAGCCCGCTGCGGACCTTGCGCCAAAGGAGCGGACTCAGCTTGTACCCCACCAGCCGGTCCAGGATCCGACGGGCCTGCTGAGCCGCCACCAGGTTCAGGTTGATGTCCCGGGGGTTGTCCAGGGCCCTCCGCACCGCCTCCGGGGTCACCTCGTGGAACTCGATCCGGCGGATGTTGCGGTTCACCTCCTCCAACAGCTGCTGGAGGTGCCAACTGATGGCCTCCCCCTCCCGATCGGGATCCTGGGCGAGGTAGACGGCCCGGGCCCGCTTGGCCGACTCCCGCAGCTCCCGGAGGATGGGTCCCTTGCCCTTGATCACGATGTAGTGGGGCCGGAAGCCGTCCGCGATGTCCACGCCGAGTCGGGACTTGGGGAGGTCCCGGACGTGCCCCATGGAGGCGAGGACCTCATACCGGCGGTCCAGCATCCTCTTCAGGGTACGCGCCTTCGCGGGCGACTCCACCACGATCAGGCTTTTTGCCCTCGTCAACTTCTCCCCTCCCCTCCGGGAGTCCCGCTCGCGCCTCATGGTAGCACAGGGCGTCAACCCGGGAGGCGGCGTACAATGGGTCTGGGATGGCGGAACCTTCGCTCCCGCCCGAGACCCTGGAGGCTTTCGGGGGAGATCCCCTCCGGGCCCTGGTGTTCTACGAGAAGTATGCCCTTCGGGATCTGGAGGATCGGGTCCTGGAGACCCGCCCTGAGGCCATGTGGCTCCGGGTGGCCCGGGAGCTGGCGAGCGTGGAGCCGGATCCGGAGCGGAAGGCTTCCTGGGAACGGGCGTTCTACTGGCTCCTGGAGGACTTCAAGTTCCTCCCGGGGGGGCGCATCCTGCACGGGGCGGGGAACCCCCGCAAGGTCACCCTCATCAACTGCTACGTGGAGGCCATTCAGGGGGACAGCCTGGAGGCCATCTTCGCCGCGGTGCAGAACTGTGCCCGCACCTATAGTCGCGGGGGTGGGGTGGGCACGGACATCTCGCCCCTGCGGCCCCGGGGCGCTCCCGTGCACAACGCGGCCCGGGTGAGCACGGGAGCCGTGAGCTTCATGGAGCTGTTTTCCCTCACCACGGGCATCATCGGACAGGCGGGCCGGCGCGGCGCGCTCATGATCACCATCGCGGACCACCACCCGGACGTGTTGGAGTTCTGCAGGGTCAAGCGGGATCTGGCGAGCGTCCGGTTCGCGAACATCAGCGTGCGGCTCAGCGACGCCTTCCTGCGGGCCGTGGAACGGGACGAGCCCTGGCGTCTGTGGTTCGAGGGGCCGGAGGTGGGCCGGATCGAGCGGGTGATCCCCGCCCGGCAGCTGTGGCAGGAGCTCGTGCAGGGAGCCCGGGACTGGGCGGAGCCCGGGGTACTTTTCTGGGACACGGTGCTGCGTCTGAGCACCTCCAACTACGGAGGGATGGCCCCCGTGACCACGAACCCATGCGGCGAGGAGCCCCTGGAGCACGGAGGGTCATGCGATCTGGGCTCCCTGAACCTGGTGTGGTTCGTGCAGGACCCCTTCACCCCGCAGGCCCGGCTGGACTTCGACACCCTGGGACGCGCGGTGGAGGTGGGCGTGCGGCTGCTGGACAACGTGCACGACTACAATCGGGGTCGGCACGCCCTCCCCCATCAGGAGGAGGCTTCCCTCCGGGCCCGCCGGATCGGGCTCGGGATCACGGGGCTCGCGGATGCCCTCATCCTGTTGGGACTCCGGTACGACAGCGACGAGGGCATCGCCTTTGCGGAGCGGGTCATGCGCTTCGTCAAGGAACGGGCATACCGGGCCAGCATCGCCCTCGCGCAGGAGAAGGGCCCGTTCCCGGCCTTCGACCCCCACCGGCACCTGGATTCCCCGTTCTTCCGCGACTTCCCGGAGGACATCCTGGAGGGGATCCGCAAGCACGGACTGCGGAACGTGAGCCTCCTCACCATCCCGCCCGTGGGAAGCGGGTCCGCCATGGCCGGGGTCAGCAACGGGCTCGAACCCGTCTTCGCCCTCAGCTACGTGCGGCGCAGCGAATCCCTCTCGCGGCAGAGCTTCCGCGTGCTCCATCCCGTGGTGGCCCGATACCTCGAGGTGGCGGGACAAGGCCTGGACCCCACGGAACTAGAAGGCACGGAGGACCCGGAAGGGTATCTCGCGGAGCGGCTCCCCCCGTACTTCGTCACCGCGCACCGCGTGGATCCCCTGAGGCGGGTGGAGATGCAGGCGGCCCTCCAGCGCCACATCGACCAGAGCATCAGCAGCACCATCAACCTCCCCCGCACCACCCCTGTGGAGACCGTGGAGCGCATCTACCTCCACGCATGGCGCATGGGGCTGAAGGGCGTAAGCGTCTACCGGGAAGGGTCCCGGGAGGGGATCCTGCTGACCCCGGAGGAGGCAAGGCGCAGCTCCATCACACTCCTCCGGGATCGCGTGCAGACCTTGGCCCGGCAGGCCCTGCCGGATCTCCAGGTGGGAGAGGAACGGCCGCCGGAGGAGCAGATCGAGGCGGTGGTGCGGGCCCTGGTGGAGCGGGTGCGGGGGAGGGGCTCGGAAGGGGAGGGGTTGTTGCAGGAACGGCCGGAGCGGCTAGAAGGGCCCACCTACCGCATCCCCACGCCCTTCGGCACCGCCTTCGTCACCATCACGGAGCACGGGGGGGAGCCCTTCGAGGTCTTCGGCCGGCTCGGGAAGGCGGGAAGCGACGCGGAGGCGGACGCGGAGGCCATCGGCCGGCTTTGCAGCATCCTGCTGCGGCTGCGGGGTCCCGGGAGCGGGCTGGAGCGGCTGCAGCTCATCGTGGACCAACTGGAAGGGATCGGCGGGTCCCGCTGGCTGGGCTACGGAGCGGAACGGGTTCGCAGCATCCCGGACGCCTTCGCCCTGGCCCTCAAGAAGTACCTCGCGGACCGGGGGGTACGGCGGGAGGAGGGGCATCTTGCGCCTTCCGCGGAGGCGCGGGGGTTTGCCAACCTCTGCCCCCGCTGCCAGCGGTGGGAGCTCGTGACCGTGGGCGGGTGCACGGTATGCACCCACTGCGGGTTCCGGGAGTGCTAACGGGCCCGCCCGTACCGGCCTCCCGCAAGCCGCCGCACGACCCCCCGGACCTCCAGGGCGACCAGGAGGGCGGCCACCACGGCCGGAGACCGGCCCGTGGCCCGTACCAGCTCGTCGAGGTATCGGGGTTCCTCCAGGAGGTTCACCAGGGCGGCCTCCGCGTCTGAAAGCGGTGCTGTGGGCCCGCGCGAGCCCCGGGGAAGCCCCAGGACGGAGAGCACGTCCTCCGCGGACTCTGCGAGGTGCGCGCCTTCCCGCAGCAGCTGATGCGGTCCCCGGCTTCGGGGGTTCAGCACACAGCCGGGGACCGCGAACACCTCCCGTCCCAGATCCAGGGCAAACTCCGCGGTGAGGAGGGCTCCGCTCCGCTCCCGGGCCTCCACCACCACCACGGCCCGGCCGAGCGCGGCGAGAATCCGGTTTCGGGCCGGGAAGTGGTGCCGGAGCGGTGGGGTACCCGGTGGGTACTCGGAGAGGACCGCGCCGTGTTCCGCGATCTGCTCCAGGAGATCCGCGTGTTCCGCGGGCCAGATCCGGTCGATCCCACACCCGAGGACGGCCACGGTCAGGCCATCCCCCTCGAGCGCTCCCCGGTGCGCGGCGGCGTCGATTCCCCGGGCGAGCCCGCTCACCACGCAGACCCCAGCCGCGGCGAGGTCCGCGGAAAGCCGGCGGGCCACCTCCAGGCCGTCCGGGGAGGGCCGGCGGGTCCCCACCACGGCCACGCGGCAAGCCTCTGGAAGGCTTCCCCGGACGTACAGGGCGAGGGGTGGGTCCGAAAGCGAGCGGAGGAGATCCGGGTACTCGGGATCCGCGAGGGTGACGAGTCGGGCCCCCAGGGCCTCCGCCTCGGTGAGGAACGCTTGTGGATCATGGGCGGCGCAGAAGGCCGCGATCCGCTCCGCAGCCCGTTCCGTGACGAATTCCGCCAGTACGTCCCGGGGGGACCGCACGACCGCGGCGGGAGATCCCAGGGCCCCGAGGAGGCGGTGCTTGGTGCGGGGTGGGATCCCGGGCACGGCGTTGAGCAGGATGCAGGCCTCCCGGTCCGTCAAGGCCACCCCCCTACAGCACCCGCCGGTCCAGCACCCGGTACTGGATGGCCTCCGCGAGATGGGCGGGCGTGATGCGCTCGGACGCTTCCAGGTCCGCGATGGTGCGGGCCACCCGGAGGACGCGGTCGCACGCGCGGGCGGAAAGCCCCAGGCGCTCGATGGCGGTGCGCAGGAGCGCCTTGCCCGCCTCGTCCAGCCCGCACACCCTCCGCACCATCCCGGGAGGCATCTGGGCGTTCGTGCGGTACGGTGTCCCACGGAGCCGCTCCTGCTGGATGCGCCGGGCCCGGACCACCCGCTCCCGGATGACCCCGGAGCCCTCTCCCGGACGCTCCTCCAGCAGAGCGTGCGGCGCAAGTCGCGGAACCTCCACGTGCAGATCGATGCGGTCCAGGAGCGGGCCGGAGACCTTGGCCTGGTAGCGACGCACCTGGCTCGGCGTGCAGGTGCACTCCCGCACCCGATCGCCCAGGTGCCCGCAGGGACATGGATTCATGGCGCAGACCAGCAGGAAGGCCGCGGGGAAGGTTACCGTGGCCGCGGCCCGGGCTAGGGTCACCCGGCCCTCCTCGATGGGCTGGCGCAGGGCCTCCAACACGTCCCGGTGGAACTCCGGAAGCTCGTCCAGAAAGAGCACCCCTCGGTGGGCCAGGCTCACTTCCCCCGGACGCGGAACCGTCCCACCGCCGAGGAGGGCGGCGGCGCTCGCGCTATGATGGGGAGCCCGGAAGGGCGGCCGCCGGAGAAGGGTGCCCCGGGCCGGAAGCATTCCCGCCACGCTGTAGATGCGGGTTACCTCCACCGCCTCCTCCCACTCGAGGGGGGGAAGGATGGTGCTGAGCCGGCGAGCCAGCATGGTTTTGCCGGACCCGGGAGGCCCCACCAGCAGCACGTTGTGCCCGCCCGCGGCCGCGATCTCCAGGGCTCTCCGGGCGTGCTCCTGGCCCCGGACCTCCGCGAAATCCACCTCGTCCGCGGGTTCTTCCCCCTCCGTCCCGTTGCGCTGCACCGGCCGGAGGTTGAGCTCGCCGGCCAGAAACTGCACCGCCTCCAGGAGGTGGGAGACCCCGTAGACCTCCAGTCCCGGGACGATGGCGGCCTCCATAGCGTTCTCCGCGGGCACGAGGATGCGCCGCAGGCCCATCCGGGAGGCCACCAGGGCCGCGGAGAGGACGCCGGTGATCGGCCGCACGCTCCCGTCTAGACCCAGCTCGCCCAGCATCGCGGTCCCGTGGGAGGCCTCCCGCGGGAGCTGTCCCGTGGCCACCAGGATCCCCACGGCCATGGGAAGATCGAACCCGGGACCCTCCTTGCGCACATCCGCGGGCGCCAGGTTCACGGTGATGCGGCGGGCGGGAACCTCGTAGCTCGCGTTCTTGAGGGCGGCCCGCACCCGTTCCTTGGCCTCCTGGATCGCGGCGTCCGGAAGCCCCACGATGGTGAAGCCCGGAAGCCCCGTGGCCACATCTACCTGCACGGCCACGGGATAGGCCTCCAGCCCGAACACCGACGCGGAGACGACCTGCGCCAGCATGCGCGCCTCCTCAGAGATCCTTCCGCGGGAGTGAACGCGGGCGGAGCCGGATTTTCGGGCCGGAATCCTCCGCAGGTCAATGGTCGGGGACGATGCGGGTTCCCGCCTCCCCCTGTACCGCCCGTACCACCTCTTCCGTGGCGGCGATCACCGCTTCCTTACCCACCCGCCTCCCGAGGGCCCGGGCCTCCTCCTCGGAAGAGGTCCCGGACGTTAGAAGGCGCGCTCCAGCGCCTCCGCGGAGCGGTGAGCGCCGCGATCTGCTCCGCGGGACTCCGGAGGGTGGCCTGCTCTGCCTCCACGGAGACGTCTCCTCCTTCCCGCAGGAGGGCGTTCCCGCCCGGGGCCAGCACCGCGAATCCCGCCACACCCTCTCCTTCTGCGCCTTCCGGTGCGTCCCCTCTTCGGCGCGGTATACTGGCCTGAGATCCCGGAGGGAGGATGGAGTGCGGTTCCGGGTGGTGCAGTACGGGTTAGGCGCCATCGGGCTCGGCATCGCCCGGATCCTCCTCGAGCGCCCGGAGGTGGAGCTGGTGGGCGCCGTGGACGTGGCGCCCGAGAAGGTGGGGCGCGACCTGGGAGAACTCCTCGGCACGGCCGAGGTGGGTGTCCGGGTGAGCGCGGATGGTGCCATCGCGGAGCAGGCCGACGTGGTCCTCCACGCCACCCACTCGCACCTCGCTCAGGTGGCGCCGCAGATCCTGGAACTGGTCCAAGCGGGGGCCAACGTGATCTCCACCTGCGAGGAGCTGGCGTATCCCTGGTTCCACCACGCCCGGGAGGCGGAGCGGCTGGACGAGGCCGCCCGCGCCCGCGGGGTCACGGTGACCGGGGTCGGGGTAAATCCGGGCTTCGTGATGGACCTCCTTCCCGTGGTGCTCACCGCGGCGTGTGTCAAGGTAGGGTCCGTCCAGGTGGAGCGGCGGGTGGACGTATCCCGCCGGCGGGAAGCCCTCCGGCGCAAGGCCGGGGTAGGGCTCTCGGAGGAGGAGTTCTGGAGCGGGATCGCGGAAGGCAGGGTGGGACACGTAGGCCTCCCGGAATCCGTGGCGCTCATCGGCGCGGCGCTGGGCTGGCCGC is drawn from Armatimonadota bacterium and contains these coding sequences:
- the hslU gene encoding ATP-dependent protease ATPase subunit HslU: MRELTPRRIVEELDKYIVGQRAAKRAVAIALRNRYRRALLPDPLRREVIPKNILMIGPTGVGKTEIARRLAHLVRAPFVKVEATKFTEVGYVGRDVDAIIRDLVEVSVQMVRTERLSAVQEEAWRLAQERMLHVLAPDPVRPGAQNPFEILFGGRGPAGPGESYDREVEAARARREALRPRLVRGELDREVVEIEVEEGGIPVVEIIGAQGVEEMGINVQDLLGGLLPKRRKRRRVTVAEGLRIFAQEEAAKLVDQEEVQREGVRRAEELGIVFIDEIDKIASSGSTVGPDVSREGVQRDLLPIIEGCTVSTKYGPVRTDHILFICAGAFHGSKPSDLIPELQGRLPIRVELERLTEEDFVRILTEPQNALLKQYVALMRTEGVEVTFTPDAVREMAHIAAWINEHTEDIGARRLHTVLEKVTEEISFAGPEGPRKVVVDAAYVRARLADVLQDRDLSRYIL
- a CDS encoding tyrosine recombinase XerC, which translates into the protein MPESRVRHHRGPVPRPGSRDGSPLAVDIARFLEALVAEQGVSPHTQRAYARDLSEVARFLQEEGLSRWEELSPTLLRRYLARRSQRVSRATVARELSALRGLCRFLVRAGRLPANPARTVRTPKTARRLPHCLTLEQMRNLLASPVRPGPVGLRDRALLELLYGSGLRASEVVGLRVQDVQQGGRELRVVGKGGRERVVLLTEAARASLDAYLRQGRPRLVRGQEEALFVSVRGRPLSVRGLQWLVQCWVARRWGWRASPHTFRHTFATHLLEGGADLRVVQELLGHANLATTQIYTHLSRARLKEVYDRSHPRA
- a CDS encoding adenosylcobalamin-dependent ribonucleoside-diphosphate reductase; this encodes MAEPSLPPETLEAFGGDPLRALVFYEKYALRDLEDRVLETRPEAMWLRVARELASVEPDPERKASWERAFYWLLEDFKFLPGGRILHGAGNPRKVTLINCYVEAIQGDSLEAIFAAVQNCARTYSRGGGVGTDISPLRPRGAPVHNAARVSTGAVSFMELFSLTTGIIGQAGRRGALMITIADHHPDVLEFCRVKRDLASVRFANISVRLSDAFLRAVERDEPWRLWFEGPEVGRIERVIPARQLWQELVQGARDWAEPGVLFWDTVLRLSTSNYGGMAPVTTNPCGEEPLEHGGSCDLGSLNLVWFVQDPFTPQARLDFDTLGRAVEVGVRLLDNVHDYNRGRHALPHQEEASLRARRIGLGITGLADALILLGLRYDSDEGIAFAERVMRFVKERAYRASIALAQEKGPFPAFDPHRHLDSPFFRDFPEDILEGIRKHGLRNVSLLTIPPVGSGSAMAGVSNGLEPVFALSYVRRSESLSRQSFRVLHPVVARYLEVAGQGLDPTELEGTEDPEGYLAERLPPYFVTAHRVDPLRRVEMQAALQRHIDQSISSTINLPRTTPVETVERIYLHAWRMGLKGVSVYREGSREGILLTPEEARRSSITLLRDRVQTLARQALPDLQVGEERPPEEQIEAVVRALVERVRGRGSEGEGLLQERPERLEGPTYRIPTPFGTAFVTITEHGGEPFEVFGRLGKAGSDAEADAEAIGRLCSILLRLRGPGSGLERLQLIVDQLEGIGGSRWLGYGAERVRSIPDAFALALKKYLADRGVRREEGHLAPSAEARGFANLCPRCQRWELVTVGGCTVCTHCGFREC
- a CDS encoding dihydrodipicolinate reductase; protein product: MRFRVVQYGLGAIGLGIARILLERPEVELVGAVDVAPEKVGRDLGELLGTAEVGVRVSADGAIAEQADVVLHATHSHLAQVAPQILELVQAGANVISTCEELAYPWFHHAREAERLDEAARARGVTVTGVGVNPGFVMDLLPVVLTAACVKVGSVQVERRVDVSRRREALRRKAGVGLSEEEFWSGIAEGRVGHVGLPESVALIGAALGWPLEIIADHVEPVRVPGLPGVAGVHQVARGLVDGEERIRLELTLALGLTPVDRIRIQGEPPIELEIPGGLHGDVATCALAVNTIPIVAQAPPGLRTVLDLPPIRYTGSAPPAF
- the hslV gene encoding ATP-dependent protease subunit HslV, producing the protein MRFWGTTILGICRRGEAAVAGDGQVTLGETVLKHRAVKVRRVGDRVLAGFAGSAADGLTLFEKFEAKLQEYRGNLPRAAVELAKEWRTDRVLRRLEALLVVCDREHLFVLSGDGNVVEPDDGIAAVGSGGPYALAAARALARHTDLSAAEIAREAMRITAEICIFTNAEITVETLP
- a CDS encoding YifB family Mg chelatase-like AAA ATPase, whose translation is MLAQVVSASVFGLEAYPVAVQVDVATGLPGFTIVGLPDAAIQEAKERVRAALKNASYEVPARRITVNLAPADVRKEGPGFDLPMAVGILVATGQLPREASHGTAMLGELGLDGSVRPITGVLSAALVASRMGLRRILVPAENAMEAAIVPGLEVYGVSHLLEAVQFLAGELNLRPVQRNGTEGEEPADEVDFAEVRGQEHARRALEIAAAGGHNVLLVGPPGSGKTMLARRLSTILPPLEWEEAVEVTRIYSVAGMLPARGTLLRRPPFRAPHHSASAAALLGGGTVPRPGEVSLAHRGVLFLDELPEFHRDVLEALRQPIEEGRVTLARAAATVTFPAAFLLVCAMNPCPCGHLGDRVRECTCTPSQVRRYQAKVSGPLLDRIDLHVEVPRLAPHALLEERPGEGSGVIRERVVRARRIQQERLRGTPYRTNAQMPPGMVRRVCGLDEAGKALLRTAIERLGLSARACDRVLRVARTIADLEASERITPAHLAEAIQYRVLDRRVL
- the topA gene encoding type I DNA topoisomerase, yielding MTRAKSLIVVESPAKARTLKRMLDRRYEVLASMGHVRDLPKSRLGVDIADGFRPHYIVIKGKGPILRELRESAKRARAVYLAQDPDREGEAISWHLQQLLEEVNRNIRRIEFHEVTPEAVRRALDNPRDINLNLVAAQQARRILDRLVGYKLSPLLWRKVRSGLSAGRVQSVALRLVCEREAEIEAFVPQEYWSLSALLRKPQDGDSFEARLHSRGEERVELANEEAVRAVLADLEGATYRVVEVRRRDQQRHPAPPFTTSTLQQEAYRRLGYTVARTMAIAQQLYEGLDLGEEGTVGLITYMRTDSVRVAESAVAEARAYVQERYGPDYVPPVPRRYAAKRSAQDAHEAIRPTSVARTPDRVRPYLRPDQFKLYKLIWDRFVASQMSSALFDTLSVDIAAGPYLFRATGQRLKFPGFLAVYREDQEEGTWLPALAVGEELELLDLRPQQHFTTPPPRYTEATLVKALEEKGIGRPSTYAPTLEILKRRGYVRTEQKRLVPTPLGRLVNQLLTTHFPNVVDVEFTARLESSLDRIEEGKADWVGVVRAFYEPFEQDLRRAEQLIEEVELRPEPTGESCPQCSSPLVRKQGRFGEFIACTRYPACTYTRPVGIGVRCPRCGGEIVERRSRRGRLFYGCVNYPACTFTSWDRPQDVRCPACGYPMAEKRTRRGEVELRCLNPECATTVVPSRVQEAAMAHP
- the dprA gene encoding DNA-processing protein DprA, which gives rise to MTDREACILLNAVPGIPPRTKHRLLGALGSPAAVVRSPRDVLAEFVTERAAERIAAFCAAHDPQAFLTEAEALGARLVTLADPEYPDLLRSLSDPPLALYVRGSLPEACRVAVVGTRRPSPDGLEVARRLSADLAAAGVCVVSGLARGIDAAAHRGALEGDGLTVAVLGCGIDRIWPAEHADLLEQIAEHGAVLSEYPPGTPPLRHHFPARNRILAALGRAVVVVEARERSGALLTAEFALDLGREVFAVPGCVLNPRSRGPHQLLREGAHLAESAEDVLSVLGLPRGSRGPTAPLSDAEAALVNLLEEPRYLDELVRATGRSPAVVAALLVALEVRGVVRRLAGGRYGRAR